One genomic region from Gossypium hirsutum isolate 1008001.06 chromosome D13, Gossypium_hirsutum_v2.1, whole genome shotgun sequence encodes:
- the LOC107919935 gene encoding LOW QUALITY PROTEIN: coatomer subunit gamma (The sequence of the model RefSeq protein was modified relative to this genomic sequence to represent the inferred CDS: inserted 1 base in 1 codon): MAQPLVKKDDDRDDEADYSPFLGIEKGAVLQEARVFNDPQLDPRRCSQVITKLLYLLNQGETFTKVEATEVFFAVTKLFQSKDIGLRRMVYVMIKELSPSADEVIIVTSSLMKDMTSKTDMYRANAIRVLCRITDGTLLTQIERYLKQAIVDKNPVVASAALVSGIHLLQTNPEIVKRWSNEVQEAVQSRAALVQFHALALLHQIRQNDRLAVNKLVSSLTKGSVRSPLAQCLLIRYTSQVIRESANNNQAGDRPFYDXLEGCLRHKAEMVIFEAARAITELNGVTSRELTPAITVLQLFLSSSKPVLRFAAVRTLNKVAMTHPMAVTNCNIDMESLISDQNRSIATLAITTLLKTGNESSVDRLMKQITNFMSDIADEFKIVVVEAIRSLCLKFPLKHRSLMNFLSNILREEGGFEYKKAIVDSIVILIRDIPEAKESGLLHLCEFIEDCEFTYLSTQILHFLGIEGPKTSDPSKYIRYIYNRVHLENATVRAGAVSTLAKFGAMVDTLKPRVFVLLRRCLFDNDDEVRDRATLYLNTLGGDGEVVETGEDVKEFLFGSLDIPLVNLENSLKNYEPSEEAFDINSVPKEVKTQPLAEKKAPGKKPTGLGAPPAGPPSTVDAYEKLLSSIPEFANFGKLFKSSAPVELTEAETEYAVNVVKHIFDGHVVFQYNCTNTIPEQLLENVTVIVDASEAEEFAEVASKPLRSLPYDSPGQTFVAFEKPEGVPAIGKFSNMLRFIVKEVDPSTGEAEDDGVEDEYQLEELEVVAADYMLKVGVSNFRNAWETMDADCERVDEYGLGPRESLAEAVNAVINLLGMQPCEGTEAVPNNSRSHTCLLSGVYIGNVKVLVRLQFGLDGPKDVAMKLAVRSEDEAVSDAIHEIVASG; encoded by the exons ATGGCACAACCTTTGGTGAAGAAGGACGACGATCGCGATGATGAAG cgGACTACTCTCCATTTTTGGGGATTGAGAAGGGTGCAGTCCTTCAAGAAGCTAGGGTTTTCAATGACCCTCAGCTTGATCCTCGAAGATGCTCTCAG GTTATCACAAAACTTCTTTATCTACTGAACCAAGGAGAAACATTCACTAAG GTGGAAGCTACAGAAGTCTTCTTTGCTGTGACAAAGCTTTTCCAATCGAAGGATATAGGCTTGAGGAGAATGGTCTATGTGATGATAAAGGAGCTATCTCCATCAGCAGATGAG GTTATTATTGTCACTAGCTCGCTAATGAAGGACATGACTAGCAAGACTGATATGTATCGAGCAAATGCTATTCGTGTTCTTTGTCGGATAACAGATGGAACTCTTCTAACCCAGATAGAGAGATACTTGAAACAAGCAATTGTTGACAAAAATCCAGTTGTTGCAAGTGCAGCCTTAGTCAGTGGTATCCATTTACTGCAG ACAAACCCTGAGATTGTGAAAAGATGGAGTAACGAGGTTCAAGAAGCTGTTCAATCAAGAGCAGCCCTTGTGCAGTTTCATGCTTTGGCATTGCTTCACCAG ATACGGCAAAATGATCGGCTAGCTGTAAATAAGCTGGTTAGTAGTTTAACTAAGGGAAGTGTTCGCTCTCCATTAGCCCAATGCCTATTGATACGTTATACTAGTCAG GTTATTCGTGAGTCGGCCAATAACAATCAAGCAGGGGATCGTCCTTTTTACG TTCTTGAGGGCTGCCTGCGCCATAAGGCTGAGATGGTGATTTTTGAGGCTGCTAGAGCAATCACCGAGCTCAATGGTGTGACAAGCCGAGAATTAACACCAGCAATTACAGTTCTTCAGCTCTTTTTAAGCTCTTCTAAGCCAGTGCTGAGATTTGCTGCAGTTCGGACTTTGAACAAG GTTGCAATGACTCATCCCATGGCTGTTACTAACTGCAACATTGATATGGAGAGTTTAATATCTGACCAAAATAGAAGCATTGCCACACTTGCAATCACTACCCTTCTTAAGACTGGAAATGAGTCTAGTGTGGATCGCCTGATGAAGCAAATAACGAATTTTATGTCTGATATTGCTGATGAATTCAAAATTGTTGTTGTGGAAGCCATAAGATCTCTATGCTTAAAGTTTCCATTGAAGCACAGATCTTT GATGAATTTCTTAAGCAATATTCTGAGGGAAGAAGGTGGATTTGAGTACAAAAAGGCAATTGTAGATTCAATTGTGATTCTAATCAGAGATATCCCGGAAGCAAAGGAGAGTGGATTGCTTCATTTATGTGAATTCATTGAAGATTGTGAATTCACTTATCTTTCGACACAG ATACTTCATTTTCTGGGGATTGAAGGCCCAAAAACCTCAGATCCAAGCAAATATATACGGTACATTTACAACCGTGTCCATCTTGAGAATGCAACTGTCCGGGCTGGTGCAGTGAGCACCTTAGCAAAATTCGGTGCTATGGTTGATACACTGAAG CCCCGTGTATTTGTTCTCTTAAGACGCTGTCTATTTGACAATGATGACGAG GTTCGTGACAGGGCAACCCTCTATCTTAATACACTTGGTGGTGATGGTGAAGTTGTTGAAACTGGTGAAGATGTAAAGGAGTTTCTTTTTGGTTCACTAGATATCCCTTTGGTTAACTTGGAGAACAGTTTGAAGAATTAT GAACCATCAGAAGAGGCTTTTGACATCAACTCTGTGCcaaaagaagtcaagactcagcCACTTGCTGAGAAGAAAGCTCCAGGTAAAAAGCCAACTGGTCTTGGTGCGCCTCCTGCTGGCCCTCCATCAACTGTTGATGCTTATGAGAAGCTGCTTTCATCAATTCCCGAATTTGCAAACTTTGGCAAGCTTTTCAAG TCCTCTGCACCTGTGGAGCTGACAGAAGCAGAAACGGAATATGCAGTTAATGTTGTCAAACATATTTTTGATGGTCATGTTGTGTTTCAGTATAACTGCACCAATACCATTCCAGAGCAATTATTGGAGAAC GTCACTGTTATTGTGGATGCTTCAGAGGCTGAGGAGTTTGCTGAAGTAGCTTCAAAGCCTTTAAGATCACTCCCATATGATTCACCTGGACAGACCTTTGTTGCATTTGAGAAGCCAGAGGGGGTCCCAGCTATTGGAAAGTTTTCAAATATGCTGAGGTTCATTGTAAAAGAG GTTGATCCAAGTACTGGTGAGGCAGAGGATGATGGAGTAGAGGATGAGTACCAATTAGAGGAGCTTGAAGTTGTTGCAGCTGATTATATGTTGAAGGTGGGTGTCTCTAATTTCAGGAATGCATGGGAAACCATGGATGCAGATTGCGAGCGTGTCGATGAATATGGCCTTGGCCCTAGGGAAAGCCTGGCTGAAGCTGTTAATGCAGTCATCAATCTTCTAGGCATGCAACCTTGTGAG GGCACAGAGGCTGTCCCTAACAATTCAAGATCACACACTTGTCTTCTATCTGGAGTATACATCGGCAATGTCAAGGTGCTTGTGCGGCTGCAGTTCGGACTCGACGGTCCAAAAGATGTGGCAATGAAACTCGCTGTTAGATCAGAGGATGAAGCTGTTAGTGATGCCATTCATGAGATCGTAGCTAGTGGCTAG
- the LOC107919684 gene encoding proline-rich receptor-like protein kinase PERK2, translated as MGSDAPEGSPPSPTTTSSPPQSSSDNSSPPSQPQPSQSASPPPESSSSKPGKSAPPPNESKSTSSSPPPPSPPPSPESTPSPPPPSPSPPPSPPPPSKSSNAPPTKYSPPPPKLTPPSTPTTQSPPSKHSPPPPKWHSSSSNSESGSKSNTSSSLPIILGLLAGVVLLLIIITTIITVACCRKKKKANHDNPMQYYNNYTPSQGDGGYGNASSFAQRGQMNNGYEANNHIAINLPPPPYGTNAGHGGGWPQTPPTQRQTPSTQGYASYSSEMSPNMQGQVLPPPPTYASPSPLGLINQSSFSYEELAMATHGFSQANLLGQGGFGYVHKGVLANGKEVAVKSLKSGSRQGQREFQAEVETISRVHHRHLVSLVGYCIAGERRMLVYEFLPNKTLEFHLHDKCPMDWPTRLKIALGAAKGLAYLHEDCYPGIIHRDIKSANILLDFTFKAKVSDFGLAKLTQDNNTHVSTRVMGTFGYLAPEYASSGKLTEKSDVFSFGVVLLELITGRRPLDLNSNMDDSLVDWARPLCERAMENGNFGELVDRRLENNFVHHEMVSMVACASASIRHSARRRPKMRQIVRALEDDVPLDEINGVVAAGQSSRFSTTNDTSEYNSSSYSADM; from the exons ATGGGTTCGGACGCTCCGGAAGGTTCTCCGCCTTCGCCGACTACTACTTCATCGCCACCTCAATCATCATCAGATAACTCGTCCCCACCATCTCAGCCACAGCCGTCGCAATCGGCTTCACCGCCACCAGAATCATCATCCTCGAAGCCGGGAAAATCAGCTCCGCCTCCGAATGAGTCGAAGTCAACTTCTtcttcaccaccaccaccatcaccaCCACCATCACCAGAGTCAACTCCATCGCCACCCCCACCATCACCATCACCGCCACCGTCACCACCACCCCCATCTAAGAGCAGTAACGCTCCCCCAACTAAATATAGTCCACCACCACCAAAATTGACACCCCCAAGCACACCAACAACTCAATCTCCTCCCTCAAAACATTCCCCTCCACCACCAAAATGGCATTCATCATCAAGTAATTCAGAGAGTGGATCAAAATCCAATACCTCATCGTCTCTGCCTATTATACTAGGCCTTTTAGCTGGTGTTGTTTTATTGCTTATAATCATTACAACCATCATTACTGTAGCTTGCtgcagaaagaaaaagaaggcaaACCATGATAATCCTATGCAATATTACAATAATTATACACCATCACAAG GTGATGGCGGATATGGAAATGCATCAAGCTTTGCCCAACGAGGGCAAATGAACAATGGGTATGAAGCTAATAATCACATTGCCATTAATTTACCCCCGCCGCCTTACGGCACTAATGCTGGCCATGGAGGAGGTTGGCCTCAAACACCGCCAACACAACGGCAAACACCATCAACGCAAGGGTATGCGTCGTATTCTAGTGAAATGAGCCCCAACATGCAGGGTCAAGTTCTGCCACCACCACCCACGTATGCGTCACCATCGCCTTTAGGGCTGATCAACCAAAGCTCTTTCTCCTACGAAGAGCTAGCTATGGCAACTCATGGGTTCTCTCAAGCTAACTTGCTAGGTCAAGGTGGGTTTGGGTATGTCCACAAAGGAGTTTTGGCCAATGGTAAGGAAGTAGCCGTTAAAAGTCTCAAATCCGGTAGTAGGCAAGGCCAACGTGAGTTCCAAGCTGAAGTCGAGACCATTAGTCGCGTCCATCACCGCCACCTCGTGTCGCTTGTTGGGTATTGCATAGCAGGGGAAAGAAGGATGTTGGTCTATGAATTTTTACCTAATAAAACGCTTGAATTCCACCTTCATG ACAAATGCCCCATGGATTGGCCTACTAGGCTCAAAATTGCATTGGGAGCAGCTAAAGGACTTGCATACTTGCATGAAGATT GTTATCCTGGCATCATTCATAGAGATATCAAATCAGCTAATATCTTACTTGATTTTACTTTTAAAGCTAAG GTGTCGGATTTTGGGTTGGCTAAACTTACTCAAGATAACAATACTCATGTATCAACTCGTGTCATGGGAAcatttgg TTACTTAGCTCCTGAATATGCATCAAGTGGTAAGTTGACAGAAAAATCCGATGTTTTCTCCTTCGGTGTTGTGCTCTTGGAACTCATAACTGGGCGTAGACCTTTGGATTTGAACTCCAATATGGATGATAGTTTAGTGGATTGG GCTAGACCATTATGTGAGAGAGCAATGGAGAATGGGAATTTTGGTGAATTGGTGGATCGGCGCCTAGAAAACAATTTTGTTCACCATGAGATGGTCAGTATGGTTGCATGTGCTTCTGCTTCTATTAGGCATTCTGCTAGAAGAAGACCCAAAATGCGACAG ATTGTGCGTGCATTGGAGGATGACGTTCCATTGGATGAAATAAATGGGGTGGTGGCAGCAGGCCAGAGCTCAAGGTTCAGCACGACCAACGATACCAGCGAGTACAATTCAAGTTCATACAGTGCAGACATGTGA